The genomic DNA CAGTTATTGCACATGAGACTGAATATGTTTCAGGCTAAAAGCAGTTCCCCTCCTCTTGGGAGGCCGTCATGATTTTGCAcccctgcccctccccttccATCCCAGCCTCTCCAGGTAAAGCTGAGCAGCCTCTCACCACAATGCGGGGACTAAGATTTTGTTTTGGCGAGGGGAATAATCTTTACAACAATCTCAAAAAACCCAGTCCATgatgagggagaaagagaggggggagGCTTTGAGGGGAGCCCCGATTTAAAAGAGTGAAGCATGGCTCCGCCATCACATGAGTGTGCATGGGTCAGTCGCATGCTCCTCCCTTCTCAAGGCTCTCTCAAGCCTGGGGAGTGGTCCCTGGGGTGGAATGAGGGGTAAAGTGGTTCCTGGGTATTCTGTCTACAAGGCACaagtcttcttcccttcttcctcccatgCCCCCACCAAGCCTGAGTCCAACTTTGACATCCGTGGGCTAAATAGACCAGGGGAAGCAAATTACTGATGTTCAGAACACCGTCTGGAGATGTTTTCCATCTGACCCATTGCCCTTCCTCAGCTGCCTGGACTCCAGGCCTCCTTTCTCCTGTTCTTCCTAAGGAGGCTGACCTTGCTCAGAGGTCTGGCCTTGATGCAATAACAACAGTCAGGGGTAGGAAGGGAGTCATTCAAAGGGCCCCAGGGGCTCCATGGGGCAGGACCAGATCAAGGCCCAAACTCTCTTACTGCTACTCCTCCTCCCTAACACCCAGCTCCTCCCAGCTTTGGCTCATGGAGAAGGACAAAGGCTTGAGTTGGAAACCATTGGGAAGTAGAGGCCTGAGGCCCTCTCAAGCACAGGGCCATTTCAGTAGCCACCGTGTCCCCTAAGCCCACCCAGAGCAGTGAAGAATGACCACCTGGGGAAGCTCAGGTGAGAATTCCCCTGGAGGGTAATGGCTGGATCTCAGAGAAAGGAGGGTGCAGAATGTTGGGAATATACCCATCATCCAATATAGTGCCTTTTGCTTTCTAAAACATATTTACAAGATTATATAAACGTGCACAACCAGAGAGAGACCCAGGACAAGCAGACACAGAGAGCACAAGCCTCctcagggagggaggaggggacgGCAAGAGAAGGGGGGACACGGGCCTTCCTGCTccgactccctccatctcagtcCACTGCAACAAGGACTGAAGATGAAAGCGGTCAAGAGAACAGGGCCGTGTGTCGGCCGTGGAGGAAGGGGAGAGTTACTGCAATCCTGAAGACACTCAAAGGTCTCAGGTAACTCAGGGAGACATGAGTGGGCCCCTCGGGAAATGTAGGGGTGGCAAGGGGAACCTCAAACAAGCTTTCCCTGGACGTAGGGAGGGAATCAATTGAAGAAGGCAATGGGGAAAGGGGATGATATGGGGGGGGAGAGATAGccaggagggaagaggaggattTGGAAGGCAAGACACATTTATTATCAGAGCTGAGCTGCAGAATGTCCTTTCCTATGGTACCACTGCCAGCAGTTAGCTGGGATGACTGGCATTTCGGAGCTTGACCCCTCCCAGGAGAGGACAGGAAGGGGGAGGGTCTTTCAAAGCTGAGCTCAGCCCAAGCAATGGGATGTggagggaaaggcaaaggtagGCATTTCAGAAACATATCTGCTCAGGCCTACcattcctcccacccccccactccctcccgtgcccaacacacacacacacacacacacacacacacacacacacacatacactcaacCTGGGGCTACTCACATACTCACACATGTCACTGACTGTCCTTGGTCACACAcagtcacacatacacacacaatcatacattcacacatacacacacacacacaccacacacatgcACAAGCATCTGTGAGCACTGGGTGTCAGGATGGTGAGGACATGAGCAAGGAGCCTTTTCTCATCAATAGGAAAACTCCTACAATTCCTGCGGAACCTAACAGtgggaaaaagagaagacaacCACAAGGGGTCTAGTGGTCTCCTCCAAGCATGATCGGTGCCTAATCCTAGGAGGAGCCCAACAAACCAGACCTTTCCCGGCCAGCAGGATGTGGTTGGTATCAGCTGGCTGGGCATCTTGGAGGAATCTTGTCCCAGGACCctgattctctctttctccttcctatctCCCCAAGGACTGTTACCTATCCAAATGCTCAAGTATCTAAAAGCAGTCAAGAGGAAGAAGCCAGGCCCTTTTGTGCTCCCGTTAAAGAAGGCCATGACTATGGAGAGCAGGCTGCTCAGGGAACAGGCCCCTCATGACCACAGTCTTGGACAGAGCCCTGGGTCTGAAAGTATCCTCCCCAAGACTGCCTCCCCAAGCCTCCATCTCCCTTGGCTTCCTTTCAGCTCAAGTTCCATTCCTTTAGCAGGCCACTCCTTGTTCTCCCCTTCTAACTGCATCCTACCCTAAAATTACTTCCCCCCCATCTCTATTTGGGATAAGATagacatgttattttcttcctccccaattGACTATTAAATCCTGTCTTTTCCTCTTTGTAGGCCCAGGATCTGAAGTATATAGTAGGCGTTTCATAAGggttctgaatgaatgaatgaatggggggggtggagaggatCATGGCCCAGAAAAGGCAGGAAAGTAGAATGCTAGAATGCCTCCCTACCACCCATGGAGTCATCTGGCCATCTTcaaaatttgtttcaaaaaattgtttcaaaaaacTAATGTGAGTTTGCATTGGTccaggaaaagagggagaaattcTGGTAAAGGGGCCAGGGAATAGATACAGACAGGCTTCACATATTTTAATTTCTAGACCCAGCAAGAACCAATATTCTCAATGCCAATTTATGGGGGTAACAAGTTACCCACCCAGCTCTTGGACAGCAACTGGAAAGGGAAGTTTGATGAAATCACCTATCCCTAGGCTCCCCGGCTTTAACCTTCAATTGAACTTCTAAGGAAAATCATTGCTATAGGAAGAAACTAGGTATACTCCAGCCCAAGAAGACCCTAAACTTATGACATACAAGTCAGGACTGTTCCAGTCCTCAACCCAAAGATATCCAGTCTTTCAATTCTGTCTGCTGAGGTGCTCCCAATCCCAGACAAAAGAAGGCGGAAGTTGGGCAGCCATCCAAGGGGATCCTGAGTCACCCCAATGATACCTTTGGTCCCAGCTTTGTAGGAGCTGTTAGGCAGGCAAAGACTTCTCTTCAACGCCAACCCTAAACTTCCTCCAGGAGCTGTAGGAGCTTCTGTTCacttcctcccccatccccaccacCACTTCTCCCACCACCAGGGCTGGAAGCGACCCTCTGGTCTTGAAAGAACCCAGCCATGGGAAGGTCCCACTCCTAGCTAGATAgctttctcctcttttctgaGGCTCGTGACAATCCAGTTGACAGTCTCACTGCCAACCAGCTCAAGACTCAGGGCCCCCAGTTTTGGGGAAGGATGCATACCCTGAGAACAATTTACATGCTCCATCTTGCTGGTCCACAGGCCATTCTTTGGACCTAAGGCTGGAGCCTCAGGCAAGTGGCTGCTTGACCTCAGGAGACGGAGGACTGGGCCTTGTATAACCTCCAAGGGTACAGGGATGATAGGAATGGACGGGAACCATGGGGCATTTGGGGGAAGTGGATGGGTCAACTTCTAGCTTTGGGCAGGATGTGAGGGTGTTGAGGGAGGAAGACTGCCACATCTCATCAACTTTTAATGtagtatttaagaaaaaaaagacaaagtagtGAAGGCTGGAGGTGACTTTGGGTGGTTCAGTTTGCCAGGAGGGGCATCATTCAATGACACTGCCCACAGCTGCAGGTCATGCACATGCTCACTTGGCACACTCATCACACACATGCTCTCATCACATACTCCACAAATAGGCCACATTCTCACACATTCACTCTTCCCCACTGGAGTCAAGTTACATTCGACTGTGTTTTCCTGATCAACTCACTAAGCTGCCCTGTTTCTGCCCAGATCACTGCTTCTTTTTGTCCCTTCCAACTGTCAGTACCTAGCATCCCCCTCCCTCCAGGCCTCCCTCACTGGGCTTCTACCAGATATAGCCTCCATCATCTGCCTCGCCTGCCTCGCCCTCTTCCTCCTCGGCTTCTTCACCAGCCTCTTCcgtctctttctcctcttcatccTCCCATCCAACGCCACTCCCAAAGTCCCCAGAGAACCCAACGATGTCATCTGTGGGGTGAGAGCAAAGGGGATGGGTTAGAATTGGGAAACCTCACCTAAGAAAGAAGCCCTAGTCTCTTAAGCTAGAAACCTTCCCAAAAGGGGAGGAGTCTCAGGTCTTAGGGAGGATGAAAGGACTCCTCTTTTCCTACCAGAGCAGACTCCTCATTCAAGGACTAGCAGGTGCCTCCCAGTGGTTCTCCAGACTCCAGAAGGGCCACCCCCATCTCCCCTCTCCCAGCTTACCACAGTCTGGGTTCCCATGTATCCGGGTTCCCGTCAGTTCCTGACCCATTTGGTCTACACACCAGCAATCGCCACTGCCCTGATCACATTGCATCTTCCTGTAGTAGCCATCCTCATCACAGCTGGGGATGAAGATGCCTAGAAAGGAGGTGAACATGGAAGCATTGGATGGCCAGCAGGGCCTTTGAAAAGAGATCAAGTAAAAGGGTTACAGCAGCTGCCGATATAGGCAACCCCAGAGAAGGAGGTGCAGAGATAACAGGAACCATACGGTCATGGCTTATATAAATCAGCCCAcccataagcatttattgagggCTTATGGCTTGCCAGGACTGTGCTAAGTAGGGGAGCTACAGAGACAAAAGTGAAAGACTTCAAGTAGCTATTTCTGAAGGTTGACCATGTGTCACACACAAGCATATAAAGAACAGATCCAAATTAAACCACAGTAGTTTTGGGGAAGGTCAGTCACTAGCAgatgcagagagagaaagagacttcCTACAGAAGGTAGAAGCCAAAGTTTGAAAACCACTGAGGACTCTATGAAGAGGGAGGCCATCCCAAAACTTGGGGGCAGCCATGGCAAAGATGGGCGATGGTACATTAGGTGTAAGGAATAACAAGGAAGCCAGGTGGTCTGGCCTGCACCGGAATGTATTAAACGAGGCTAGAAAAGTAGATTTGGGGCCAGGTTGTAAAAGATTTACTTAATAAGCAAATGAAACTCATATTTTACCTTATGGTTAacaaggagccactggagtttctCCCAGTGTTCAATATTGCTCAATTAGTCAGCCAACATTCCTGAAGGCTTAGAAGACAGTAGTAATGAGGTTAACCTTCCTGGAATAGTGAGAACGGCACAGTGTGGTGGAAAAAAGCTAGGAGTGAAGAGGCCAGGGTTTCAGTCCCCACCTTTCACTAATTGGCTATGAATTCGAAACAAAtcacattcttttctcttctgtagaATGCCGGATTAAATTAGATCAAGAGTCCTCCCTTCACCTGGGATCTgggaacttgttttaaaaaatatattttgctaacaTACAATTCAATACATTTGGTATCCTTTGCAATTCTATATGCTTTTAACAGCCTGGTTCTGAGAACGATCCTTGGATCAAGAAATTGGTGGCATTGAGAAGGTCAAAACCCCCTGGTATCGAAGATTTATTCTCATTCTAATGGGCTGGGGGTTTGTGATTTaaatctcttctctcctccagtCTCAATTCTTCAGGGCAACACTATGTACAAAGCTCACATTTATACACAATTACTGAGTGCTTTAGATAATGTTTTGTCATTTGTGACATGCAAGGAAGGTACTGTGTGACAATCAAAAAGTTAAGAGAGACATTgcttctgggtaatttaatcattttattaataaaaccagcacattattaataaaaagattTGGTCTTCCCTCCCTTAGACCAAAACCAATCATGGTAGGCAGATCAGAGCTTATATGTTCTTTTGAAAGAGGAGGGGGCagtcaactctgattggttatcACCTTAAAATGAGGGGCTGAAAGTGGCATTGTGTCACCCTGGACAGAACAATTATCTCTATACTCAGACGACCCCCAGGTTTGGGCTATCTATTCAAAGAAAGTATGCTCTACTCAAGTCTGAGCAGGAGACAATGGTGGTCCCAGAGTGGGTTTAATCTCATTATTGGCAACttttaaaatcaggaatttagAAGGAGAGAATTCTGGATCTCCTCCCAAATTATTGACTAATCATCATTTATCTCAGCTGTAATCATCCTCATTTTgacaaggaggaaactgagtccaaggagatgaaatgacttgcccagcctcaccgaactgtgggatatgaacccaggacttcctgacttcaagactagCCTCTATCACTTCATATCTCACAGAATTGTGCAgataaaaactgtttttacaaacctaaaagtataaaaatataaacgTACCCTCAATTTGCCCAATTCACaagggagaaaactgaggttaagtgactcactcagggtcatatagctatagagtctcaggtcagatttgaatccagggcttcctaattccaggttcaACACCAGACCTACTGTTTATCCAACCAAGTCCAAACTCCTCTGGAATACTCCAATCTGATTCAACCTAATCTACAACTTTCCAATGTGAACCTCACATTCAAGTAAGTCAATTGATCTACAAGTGCCTTCCTGTTCTCCTGTCTATGGCAGCTAaggagcacagtggatagagcaccagaccttgcttcagaaagatctgagttcaaatccaacctcagatacttactagctgtgtgtgtgaccctgggcaagtctctttacctttctgctttagtttcctcaattgtaaaatggggatcatgatACCTCAAAGAActgttgaaaggatcaaatgaaataatatttgtaaagtgcttagcacagccCCTACCATGCACTTTAGAAATGTTTACTccctttcctttaccttttcagATCCCCACTCATCCTTCCAGGCTTGGTTCAAGTCTTCCATCAAATCAACTCGAATTCCTCCACATTGACCACCCACTTTGATAAGTTCTTACTATGCTTGTTCTTGTTACTGATGggtcatttcattcatgtctgactctccatgatctatttgggattttcttggcaaagatacagaattagttggccatttccttctccaactcattttacaggtgaggagaatgaggcaaacagagttaggtgacttgtccagggtcacacagatagtaaatatatgcagctggatttgaactcagagctttctGACTTAAaacccaatactctatccactgcaccacccagctgctcctgaCTTTACTTAGTAGCATTTTAATTCACTTACCCATATTAgtcatttcaattaaattattgtttgctcttcattttgaaaaagtgcatgacatcagggaagtgatgtcagacaagcaagtgaattggaccTGAGTGAGGagatgttgtgctaagtccccagcctggctttctcctccagagccatctgggtccagtggccagacatgaatcaggatgactggagatgaccttggatgtgaggcagtcagggttaagtgacttgcctaaggacacacagctcataagggtcaagtgtctgaagctatatttgaacttaggtctatCTGACTCTAGAGcttgtgctttattcactgtaccatctaataTTTCTGCCAGATAATTATCTTAATTAGAAACTTATTGAAGGCAGAGACTGACCACATCttacacattttctatttatccccAGCATCTTAATCAGAGTTAGACACTCGGCATAGTGGTCAGAGCCAGAATGTCGTGTCCACCCGGGGTTCGCCATTTCCTTCTGAGAGGTCTCTTTCCTGACAGGTACTCACCAGGTTTCTTTTTAGCTGCCTCCTGGATCTGAATCCTCTCTAGTTCAGCCAGGCAAGGGGGTTCTGAAGAGGATACAGAACATATCGGCTCATCAAGCAACACACATTCTAAAATCACCTACTAGCCACCGTAAGGTAAAGAAGCTGCCTCACAGgcaaggggagggggcagagaacATCCTAGAAAAAGTGAGATGTTGTTACCCATGGCAATGGAGCTAATTAATAACAACCAAAAGTCATCTGCTTCTAGggatattaataatagctagcactttACTAGGAGTAAGCATTAAGGGCTTTAACAGATAGTTTCTCAGTTAAGACTCACAAGATCAGATAAAGGGTGTtgttactattctcattttaccaatgaggaaactgagacaaacagggcaaggtgatttgaccagggtcacacaatatatgaggccaaatttgaactcaggtcttcctgactccgggctcAGTGCTCTAGCTGCTGTACTCCCTTGCTGCCTTACAAGCAGTTCATGCCAAATCATTAGGAAAGAACCCTGGTTTCATTTATTTGACCCTTATGAAtgtttaaaagagagaaagatcacCTAAGAATTGATGGGGTTGGCAAATGTTTTGTGTTTGCAGCATGGACAAGGTTGCATAAGTAGCCAAATGGACTGGCCCCAAAGTTTCCAAGACACCTTGACTTCTGGTGGCCCCTTTCTCTGCTCCCACCCTCAGGGCCAGGACTCCCTAAGGACAGGGCACCCAAGACAAGGGGCCTACGCACTCTCCCTCCAGAAGCAGAAACACCACTCGGCAGTGGAGACGCGGCCATCCTTATAGGTGTCACAGGAGTTGAAGAAGGGACGGATGCAGATCTCATACTTGTCCAGGTTGATGGCCGCCAGTTCTGACTGGTCCAGGAAGAGGTCATTGCTTGTGTCCAGCTTGGAGAACATCCAACCAATGGAGTCCTTACAGCTGGCCCCCAGGCTCTTGTCCAGTCCTGGGGAGAGAAGGGATGCCCTGGTTGGCCCCTCCAGCCACCTGCTGACCCTATCCCTACTCACAGTCCTCCTCATGCCCTCTCTACACCCCCCCCAAGACTCTCCAGGCTCATGAAATGCCTCCCAATGACTTCTGCTGGATATGGCTTAAACACAAGTCTGGGAATCCTTGGAGAGGCTTCCTTCAGCTACCTGCCTCCCTCTAGAATGCTCTCCTCCTAACCTTAACAAAGGCCATGGGTCCTGCttgtttttcaagaaatcaaaacaattgcTTATGGTTTAGGTTTGCAGATCACTTTTAACATATATTAACTCCtatgatcttcacaacaaacctgggaagtcaatgcctcattttacagatgagcaaactaaggGTCAGAGAGGTGAACTGTAAGaacaatagctagtatttatatgttGTTGTTCAACTGTGTCTGACTCTCCGTGACCCTGTTTGGGCTTTTCGTGGCAGAGATACCAaagtggttggccatttctttctccagttcaacAAGGGCTCAATGACTTTCCCAGCAGCAAAcggctagtaagcatctgaggtcagatttgaactcacaaaaatgagttttcctgactcagaGACCACAGAGTCACCTTGttgcccttagaacacaggaggAACTATGcagagcactttacaaacatgAGGACAATTCATCCCAACAACAAACTCTGGGAAGTAGATGttgccatttccattttacagatgagcaaactgagggtCAGAGGGGTGTGACTtgtctaagtgtctgaggcaggttttTCTAGCTAATTTTGGGCAAATCCTAAAGAAAATGTGGTCCTCTCCTTGGTCACCTATTTTGCTATAGAATTCTCCCCAGCAGTTAGGCTGCCAGCCACAGTGGAAACTTCCTTCCTCTTATTCTTGGATTTGGGATCCTCTCTGAGGACTTGAAATGGGAGGGAGGTGAATGTTCTTTGCCCCACCCCTGCCtgctttcctccctttctcttcccatccccATTCCTGTCCTGTCCCATCCCATCCAGTCCAGTCCCCATTCCCATTCAGTCCACTCCTGGTCTAGCTCATACCGCCAGCAGGGTTGGCTCCAACACTGGCAGTGCCATTCTGTTTGGAGTTCTCATGAAGGAGCTGAAACCAGTCCCGCAGCCGATCCCCCAGATCCGCCAAGTCCTGCCCCGTACAGGTTTCTGCAGCCAACACAATGTGTGAGTGGAAGTAGGGTGGGTGGGAAATAGAAAGGGGGTGGGAATGGACATTATTTCTGCATAGGCTCCCTGCTCCGAGACCAAAAACAACAGGGGATGATAAGGTCAAAGGGGAGCATGGCTAGGAAATAGGAATAACCAGTTCTATCCTTCTTCTCCACATTTACCCCCTACTTACTTTCTTAGCCCCATCTGTTTCTTCCCTCAAATTCCATTATTCACCAGTCTTTTatctcctccccccaccaaagcatctttctccttcctggtattaaacaaaaattcaagatGTAATTAAATTCAGGATTTTAACCTCCAAGACTTCTACAGTAATGCTCATCAGCCACTCCTTTCCCAAcacccagaaggaaaaaaagtggagGGCCTGAAGGTAAGTTCTAATTTTGAGCTAATACCTGAGCCTGGTTCAAGCCCCTCACCCAAAGCCACAACTGAACATCTTAGCTGTGGGATAAATTCAATTGGTAAGAAGGTAGACAGATGTGGTCCTAGGAAACTACAAGGCTGGAGTAAGGCTGGGGATCTTGCAGGATTCAGGAGAGGAGAGGACGATCAGACCCACTTGGGAGCAGTTTAACAGCATCAAGAAGGCAGGAATAGCAAAGGACATGAGGAACAATTGCaggatgaccttgggcaggtgGTCTAGGGACAAGGAGCAACTGGGCTTCTAATCTGCccagggaaggggggagagggagtGTGGGTGCTGCAGCTGCTCTTACCTTGCTTAGTGTCTGTGGTGGAGACTGGGGTCTGCTCTGTGGGGCAAGGACACTGACCCTCACACTTCACCGACAGCTGCTTACTGGTCAGGCAGGCCTGCTGTTCCAGTTTACACTGTGGGGAAGGGAAAAGCCAGACAGCTATTTAATGAGCTTGGGACTGTATCCCTCCCACCTGGGAGCaacctggaacaagatatttcctAAGACTGGCATTTCAACCATACTCATCCAAACAAGAAGAGAACATTCCCAATATAGCAACACAGTTTTCAATAGCAGGGAAGGGTTTAGGCTAAGCCATCCACACTCTCCCAACTTGTCTAAGCAGGATTAACAAATCCAAAAAAGTTGGCCAAGAGAAGCAGGTCAAGCCTGTGACTGgggaataaaacaaaactaaccaGGGTCCAAAGGTATCCTGTATA from Macrotis lagotis isolate mMagLag1 chromosome 4, bilby.v1.9.chrom.fasta, whole genome shotgun sequence includes the following:
- the SPOCK2 gene encoding testican-2 encodes the protein MSAGGFGLRLLLLLPLLLTAAPAPGLAEGDSKGVKEGETPGNFMEDEQWLSSISQYSGKIKHWNRFRDDDYIKSWEDSQQGDEALDTTKDPCQKVKCSRHKVCIAQGYQRAMCISRKKLEHRIKQPALKLHENKEGFCKPCHMTQLASVCGSDGHTYSSVCKLEQQACLTSKQLSVKCEGQCPCPTEQTPVSTTDTKQETCTGQDLADLGDRLRDWFQLLHENSKQNGTASVGANPAGGLDKSLGASCKDSIGWMFSKLDTSNDLFLDQSELAAINLDKYEICIRPFFNSCDTYKDGRVSTAEWCFCFWREKPPCLAELERIQIQEAAKKKPGIFIPSCDEDGYYRKMQCDQGSGDCWCVDQMGQELTGTRIHGNPDCDDIVGFSGDFGSGVGWEDEEEKETEEAGEEAEEEEGEAGEADDGGYIW